The following proteins are encoded in a genomic region of Clostridium kluyveri:
- the gpG gene encoding phage tail assembly chaperone G, with the protein MQIVLNDKTYVMPRVKTRILRKAIEINENIDFNNLKTKDLDGLVDFVVELYGNKFTRDDFYDGLDADKLIETLNNSINGIVGNLGSKLNEFPNR; encoded by the coding sequence GTGCAAATAGTATTGAACGATAAAACCTATGTTATGCCAAGGGTAAAAACTCGTATACTTAGAAAGGCCATTGAAATAAATGAAAATATAGATTTTAATAATCTAAAGACAAAGGATTTAGACGGGTTAGTGGATTTTGTAGTAGAGCTTTATGGTAACAAATTTACAAGGGATGATTTTTACGATGGACTTGATGCAGATAAACTTATAGAGACCCTTAATAACAGCATAAATGGAATAGTTGGAAACCTAGGGAGTAAATTAAATGAGTTCCCAAACAGGTAA
- a CDS encoding lactate utilization protein, translated as MVKIELLVISIKLGGVNMDTIKTRECYNDLLAKKLIEEFEKRNIEGFYYKTKEEALKKVLKIIPKDNLVSCGGSLTLHEIGLKTALKNGGYNFLDPAEPQGGKEKENVARQALLADYFLMSSNAIAATGELVNIDGIGNRVSALIFGPKNVIIVAGLNKVVPNLDTAILRVKDYAAKMVVSVYKQDYSSFEELSKAAENGCSQLVITSKSMFKGRIKVILVGENLGI; from the coding sequence ATGGTTAAAATAGAACTATTGGTTATATCAATTAAGTTAGGAGGAGTTAACATGGACACTATAAAAACCAGAGAATGTTATAATGACTTATTAGCAAAGAAATTAATCGAAGAATTTGAAAAACGCAATATAGAGGGATTTTACTATAAAACAAAAGAAGAAGCGTTGAAAAAGGTTCTCAAAATTATACCTAAAGATAATTTGGTTTCCTGCGGAGGTTCTTTAACTCTTCATGAAATTGGCCTAAAGACCGCTTTAAAAAATGGAGGGTACAATTTTTTAGATCCTGCTGAACCCCAGGGAGGTAAAGAAAAAGAAAATGTAGCACGTCAGGCGCTGTTAGCAGATTACTTTTTAATGAGTTCTAATGCAATAGCTGCTACAGGTGAACTAGTAAATATCGATGGAATCGGTAACAGGGTATCGGCACTAATCTTTGGACCGAAAAATGTAATAATAGTCGCAGGGTTAAATAAAGTAGTACCAAATTTAGATACGGCTATACTTCGAGTAAAAGACTATGCGGCAAAAATGGTCGTGTCGGTATATAAACAGGACTATTCTTCGTTTGAAGAACTTTCTAAGGCCGCTGAAAACGGGTGCAGTCAGCTTGTCATTACCAGTAAGTCGATGTTTAAAGGTCGCATTAAAGTAATACTTGTGGGAGAGAATTTAGGAATTTAA
- a CDS encoding distal tail protein Dit, giving the protein MLSFNFGGKNSYDDFGILIAKRPDLPSPKRRVSTINIPGRDSNLRFDEKTYEDITLGVECSVKDTQNLGSKLDDIKAWLFGTGESDLIFSFQSDKKYIAQVVNAIDFKQVYRYFGQFPIMFNCRPFKYAVENNMVTIDTSGTTLTNPGSLESEPVISIYGSGDIVFKINEGQINLQDITEKIIVNSVIQDCYDDGGNNLNGNMTGEFLKLKSGENTIEWSGSVTKVELLPNWRWL; this is encoded by the coding sequence ATGCTCAGTTTTAATTTTGGCGGTAAAAACAGTTATGATGATTTTGGAATTTTAATAGCTAAAAGGCCAGACCTTCCTTCTCCTAAACGAAGGGTAAGTACCATAAATATCCCGGGAAGGGATTCTAATTTAAGATTCGATGAAAAAACCTATGAGGATATAACATTAGGCGTTGAATGTTCTGTAAAAGATACACAAAACCTTGGAAGTAAGCTCGATGATATTAAAGCCTGGCTTTTTGGAACAGGTGAAAGTGATTTAATATTCAGCTTTCAATCTGATAAAAAATATATTGCACAGGTGGTAAATGCCATTGATTTTAAGCAGGTTTATAGGTATTTTGGCCAATTTCCCATAATGTTTAACTGCAGACCATTTAAATATGCAGTGGAAAATAATATGGTAACCATAGATACTTCAGGTACAACTTTAACTAATCCGGGAAGCTTGGAAAGTGAACCTGTAATAAGTATTTACGGCTCCGGTGATATAGTCTTTAAAATAAATGAAGGGCAGATAAATCTTCAAGATATAACCGAAAAGATCATAGTAAATTCAGTTATACAGGACTGTTATGATGATGGGGGAAATAATTTAAATGGTAACATGACAGGTGAATTTTTAAAATTGAAGTCCGGTGAAAATACTATAGAGTGGAGTGGCAGTGTTACTAAAGTAGAGCTTTTACCAAATTGGCGGTGGCTGTGA
- a CDS encoding major tail protein — protein sequence MSGIVNSAPIGVENLVYAVLTDETTVTYGTPALISPAINVKISPKSNSDTLYADNKAVETVSTLGEVEVELETQDLPLEVQAVLLGHTLDAETKVMSYEADDNAPYVAVGFKVKKGNGKYRYVWLLKGKFSEPEEEHSTQEDKTKFQTPKLKGTFLARADGRWKYTADEDSGFTGGASWFTSVYAPAA from the coding sequence ATGTCAGGAATAGTAAACAGTGCCCCTATAGGGGTAGAAAATTTAGTATATGCAGTTTTAACAGATGAAACCACAGTAACCTACGGCACACCTGCATTAATTTCACCTGCAATAAATGTAAAGATAAGTCCAAAGAGCAATTCAGATACACTTTATGCCGATAATAAGGCGGTAGAAACAGTATCTACTCTGGGAGAAGTGGAGGTAGAACTTGAAACTCAAGACCTGCCGTTAGAAGTGCAGGCAGTACTTTTAGGTCATACATTAGATGCAGAAACTAAGGTAATGAGCTATGAGGCTGATGACAATGCCCCTTATGTGGCGGTAGGATTTAAGGTGAAAAAAGGAAATGGAAAGTACAGATATGTATGGCTGTTAAAAGGCAAGTTCAGTGAACCGGAAGAAGAGCATTCAACACAGGAAGATAAAACAAAATTCCAGACACCAAAACTTAAAGGTACATTCCTTGCAAGGGCAGACGGCAGATGGAAATATACAGCTGATGAAGACAGCGGCTTCACGGGTGGGGCTTCTTGGTTTACCAGTGTGTACGCTCCAGCAGCTTAA
- a CDS encoding HK97-gp10 family putative phage morphogenesis protein: MADIELTGVDEILNKLQQMGTNISRLENKALKNAAEPVLEDAKANVPVRTGKLKKGLKITNVKKEEGVKYILVGVDRGDNSEIFYGKFIEFGTSKMSARPFLQPAYEKNKDNIQKTIANTLKEGLK; the protein is encoded by the coding sequence GTGGCTGATATAGAACTTACAGGCGTTGATGAAATATTAAATAAGCTTCAGCAGATGGGTACAAACATTAGTAGACTTGAAAACAAGGCATTAAAAAATGCCGCGGAACCTGTACTTGAAGATGCAAAGGCAAATGTCCCAGTAAGAACCGGGAAACTTAAAAAAGGTCTTAAGATAACCAATGTTAAAAAGGAAGAAGGGGTAAAGTATATTCTTGTAGGTGTGGATAGAGGAGATAATTCAGAGATTTTTTATGGTAAGTTTATTGAATTTGGAACTTCCAAAATGTCTGCAAGGCCATTTCTGCAGCCGGCCTATGAGAAAAATAAGGATAATATACAAAAAACTATAGCCAACACCTTGAAGGAGGGACTAAAGTGA
- a CDS encoding head-tail connector protein, with amino-acid sequence MALKIITPPAVEPITLEEAKQHLRVSGSDDIILRSMIKQAREFCEDFQNKKYITQTLELVLDSFPEDNYISFKNSSPIQSVESIKYYDTGGQEFIFDPSNYIVDRDSFVNRIVLGYCRLWPTVQLQPASGVRIRFTAGFGDTGESVPEAVKWAMILHMRLLYDDYKPDERRKIEEARNSLLSMNRVVPI; translated from the coding sequence ATGGCTTTAAAAATTATAACTCCACCTGCAGTTGAACCTATAACTTTAGAAGAAGCAAAACAGCATTTAAGGGTATCAGGCAGTGATGATATTATTTTACGCAGTATGATTAAGCAGGCCAGGGAGTTTTGTGAGGATTTTCAAAATAAAAAATATATTACCCAAACTTTAGAGTTGGTACTGGATTCTTTTCCAGAAGATAATTACATTTCATTTAAGAACTCCTCACCGATTCAAAGTGTGGAAAGTATCAAGTACTATGATACAGGTGGTCAGGAGTTTATATTTGACCCAAGTAACTATATTGTTGACAGGGACAGCTTTGTTAATAGAATAGTGCTTGGTTACTGCAGGTTATGGCCAACAGTGCAGCTGCAGCCTGCCAGTGGGGTGAGAATAAGATTTACTGCAGGTTTTGGGGATACTGGAGAAAGTGTTCCTGAGGCAGTTAAATGGGCAATGATACTTCACATGAGGCTTCTTTATGATGATTACAAACCTGATGAAAGGCGAAAAATCGAAGAAGCAAGAAATTCGTTACTTAGCATGAACAGGGTGGTACCAATATGA
- a CDS encoding phage tail spike protein, with product MAVMICIYDKKTTKGNFDNNGLGILSEAINCYVTEELNGDFSLELEYPAISQKSKYLIEWNIIKADGQLFRIYMVEKDSDDKNIIKVWAKHIFYDLAYYFIESMEAQNCSVKTALEKSLIGDLLTIYTVDSDIITANSISLEEKNPVEAIFSIINIWECGQFKRDNFDIKILNSIGKDAGVLIAQGKNISGLKFNIDTTSVVTKLYPVGKDGIKLTEKYISIPNWDDDQYPPFPIIKKVEFKDAEDEVTLRLLAQEAASVIGLSKVSIDVDFVELSKTKEYENYKHLHTVNIGDLVIVRHKDFEIDVKVPVVKIKKDILTGVNVKVELGQPKDSILNQLDTASIKTTLDELGNKVAESFSSMLYYANSVALTVGTAAIEPIYLGVTAVASTNLAMNFSMYCTASTVCTLTMQIQLDNKDIPFTPKQKLQQGDNTIGIPLGIPQVSQGAHYIAVFLKVDTGTLSIPMFNLQCMIDGRNLQGGLNSDPPHAECFEKQSFVNMNGLYLSKVKSNYVKAEMQNPITSILSTHQTTDVEAIISGRQMSTNYALSIKKYGEILYLTYQDKDKYLIDENILIIDNDGLYFRTVYEGMAVNETIDSGKLYSFELLDSSNFQAIEKLEVK from the coding sequence GTGGCTGTGATGATCTGCATCTATGATAAAAAAACTACAAAAGGAAACTTTGATAATAATGGTCTTGGAATTTTAAGTGAAGCCATAAACTGCTATGTTACTGAAGAACTAAACGGTGATTTTTCACTGGAACTTGAGTATCCTGCAATTTCCCAAAAATCAAAGTACCTGATAGAGTGGAACATAATAAAAGCAGATGGACAGCTTTTTAGAATATACATGGTAGAAAAAGATAGTGATGATAAAAATATTATTAAGGTGTGGGCAAAGCATATATTTTATGACTTAGCTTATTATTTTATAGAAAGCATGGAGGCCCAAAACTGCAGTGTAAAGACAGCCCTGGAAAAATCTTTAATAGGAGATTTACTTACCATATATACAGTAGACAGCGATATTATAACAGCTAATTCAATCAGCCTTGAAGAGAAAAATCCGGTGGAAGCTATATTTTCTATAATTAATATATGGGAATGCGGCCAGTTTAAAAGGGATAACTTTGATATAAAAATATTAAATAGTATTGGTAAAGATGCAGGAGTTTTAATTGCCCAGGGTAAAAATATATCAGGATTGAAGTTCAATATAGATACCACAAGTGTTGTAACAAAGCTTTATCCAGTAGGAAAAGATGGCATAAAACTCACTGAAAAGTATATAAGTATACCTAATTGGGATGATGACCAGTATCCACCCTTTCCTATAATAAAAAAAGTGGAGTTCAAAGATGCAGAGGATGAAGTTACTTTAAGACTGCTTGCCCAGGAAGCTGCCAGTGTAATAGGTTTAAGCAAAGTTAGTATTGACGTGGACTTCGTTGAACTTAGTAAGACTAAAGAATATGAAAATTATAAACATCTCCACACAGTTAATATAGGAGATTTGGTTATAGTAAGACACAAGGACTTTGAAATAGATGTAAAAGTCCCGGTAGTTAAGATAAAGAAAGATATTTTAACCGGTGTAAATGTTAAAGTTGAACTTGGCCAGCCAAAGGACAGCATATTAAATCAATTGGATACAGCATCTATTAAAACTACATTAGATGAACTTGGCAATAAAGTAGCAGAATCTTTTAGCTCCATGCTGTATTATGCAAATTCTGTTGCACTAACTGTGGGAACAGCAGCAATAGAGCCAATATATTTAGGGGTTACTGCAGTGGCATCTACAAATCTAGCCATGAACTTTTCTATGTACTGTACTGCAAGTACTGTATGTACTTTAACCATGCAGATTCAGCTTGATAATAAGGATATTCCATTTACCCCGAAACAAAAGCTCCAGCAGGGAGATAATACAATTGGAATACCCCTTGGAATCCCCCAAGTATCTCAAGGGGCACATTATATTGCTGTGTTTTTAAAGGTGGATACGGGAACATTAAGCATACCAATGTTTAACCTGCAGTGTATGATTGACGGGAGAAACCTTCAGGGTGGCCTAAACTCAGACCCACCACATGCAGAATGTTTTGAGAAGCAGAGTTTTGTAAATATGAATGGATTGTATTTAAGTAAAGTAAAAAGTAATTATGTAAAAGCAGAAATGCAGAATCCTATAACTTCAATATTAAGCACCCATCAAACAACAGATGTAGAAGCAATAATAAGTGGAAGGCAGATGAGCACAAATTATGCCCTTTCAATTAAAAAGTATGGTGAGATTTTATATTTAACTTATCAGGATAAGGATAAATATCTGATAGATGAAAATATTTTAATAATAGATAATGACGGACTTTACTTTAGAACAGTCTATGAAGGCATGGCAGTTAATGAAACCATAGATTCAGGAAAACTGTACAGCTTTGAACTTTTAGACAGCAGTAATTTTCAAGCTATTGAAAAACTGGAGGTGAAGTAG
- a CDS encoding phage tail tape measure protein yields MAEELGSLAVKIGLDSSGFQNGISSINRSLRVLDSEFKANTAALGENGKGIDGLKLKSESLSKQLELQKQKVSALDQAYTKSAETKGKDSKATQDLEIKLNKAKQTLSQMENELSKTNKEIETQSSRWTSLSKSLDGIGSKMKTIGEGFSNVGSKLSLAVTAPLVAAGVASVKLASDTAESMNKVEVAFGSVNQKVKDWSNTTLKSYGIAKGTALDMSALYGDMATSMGLSQEEAAKISMSLVGLAGDLSSFKNIDIKQAEEALNGIFTGETESLKMLGVVMTDANLQQYAYSKGIQKRTQDMTEAEKVQLRYNYVLEKTKNAHGDFERTGAGTANQMRVFQESLKELGATMGQNILPIITSIITTLNEWIQAFGKLDQGSQRIILVIGALITVVGPVLVAIGSVVKAVGEISSAISKVSAVAGNLGGMSKILGMVFNPWVIGIGLAIVAGYEIYKHWDVIKQGASNLWNNITTIFQNIKTSITNAWESVKTFTLTAWENLKNTVSNGLNSIKSFLEPALNFYKTIFQNTWDIIKNIVLGAVLIVLDIVTGNFTKLKSDIENIWNNIKTALTNIWEAIKGVASGAWTKLKETVINLCGSIKDGAINVWNSLLNWFSELPGRLYSYGSDMFTKMRDGVVSTIGSVKSSIESGIKSALSYLASLPSRAWKYGADFVNGIVNGIRSAAGKVEDVVSALAAKIRSYLHFSVPDEGPLTDYESWMPDFMSGLAEGINKSKSAVIEAVRGLSLDMKVNTRTSVEVPSGSNLKDSKNTDDRNGFILHIENFNNNTNKDIEQLAYELEFYRRKISMGRGGI; encoded by the coding sequence TTGGCAGAAGAACTTGGAAGTCTGGCGGTAAAAATAGGACTGGATTCAAGTGGATTTCAAAATGGTATAAGCAGTATTAACAGGAGCCTTAGGGTGCTTGACAGTGAGTTTAAAGCAAATACTGCAGCCCTTGGAGAAAATGGAAAAGGTATTGATGGACTTAAATTAAAATCAGAAAGTCTTTCCAAACAATTAGAACTCCAAAAGCAAAAGGTAAGTGCCCTGGATCAGGCCTATACCAAAAGTGCTGAAACTAAGGGTAAAGACAGTAAAGCCACCCAAGACCTTGAGATAAAACTAAATAAGGCAAAACAGACCCTCTCACAAATGGAAAATGAACTTTCTAAGACAAATAAAGAGATAGAGACCCAGAGCAGCAGGTGGACTTCTTTAAGTAAGAGTTTAGATGGTATAGGAAGTAAAATGAAAACTATAGGTGAAGGGTTTTCAAATGTGGGAAGTAAACTTTCACTTGCAGTAACTGCACCTCTTGTTGCTGCAGGAGTTGCAAGTGTAAAGCTTGCCTCAGACACAGCTGAAAGCATGAATAAAGTGGAGGTTGCATTTGGAAGTGTTAACCAAAAGGTAAAAGATTGGTCAAATACCACTTTGAAAAGCTACGGTATAGCAAAGGGAACTGCACTTGATATGTCGGCACTTTATGGGGATATGGCAACAAGTATGGGGTTAAGTCAGGAAGAAGCTGCAAAAATATCTATGTCCCTTGTTGGACTTGCTGGAGATCTATCAAGTTTTAAAAACATTGATATAAAACAGGCTGAAGAAGCTTTAAACGGCATATTTACGGGGGAAACGGAAAGCTTAAAAATGCTTGGGGTAGTTATGACAGATGCAAACCTGCAGCAGTATGCTTATTCTAAAGGCATACAGAAGAGAACGCAAGATATGACAGAAGCTGAAAAAGTACAGCTCAGGTATAACTATGTCTTAGAAAAAACTAAAAATGCCCATGGCGATTTTGAACGTACAGGTGCAGGTACTGCCAACCAGATGAGGGTATTTCAGGAGAGTTTAAAAGAACTGGGTGCCACCATGGGACAGAATATACTCCCTATAATAACCTCCATAATTACTACATTAAATGAATGGATACAGGCGTTTGGAAAACTGGACCAGGGTTCTCAGAGGATAATACTCGTCATAGGGGCATTAATTACTGTAGTTGGTCCAGTTCTTGTTGCAATTGGCAGTGTAGTAAAAGCTGTGGGTGAAATATCCTCGGCCATTTCCAAGGTATCGGCTGTTGCAGGAAATTTAGGTGGTATGTCTAAAATACTTGGAATGGTATTTAACCCCTGGGTAATTGGCATAGGTCTTGCCATAGTTGCAGGGTATGAAATTTACAAGCACTGGGATGTCATCAAGCAGGGAGCTTCTAACCTCTGGAATAATATTACCACTATTTTTCAGAATATAAAAACCTCTATAACAAATGCCTGGGAAAGTGTAAAGACATTCACACTAACTGCCTGGGAAAACTTAAAAAATACAGTAAGTAACGGACTTAACAGTATAAAAAGTTTTCTAGAGCCAGCTCTAAATTTTTATAAGACTATATTTCAAAATACCTGGGATATTATAAAAAATATTGTACTTGGTGCTGTACTTATAGTACTTGATATAGTCACAGGAAACTTTACAAAGTTAAAATCTGATATAGAGAACATATGGAATAATATAAAGACAGCCCTGACAAATATATGGGAAGCTATAAAAGGAGTCGCTTCAGGTGCCTGGACTAAATTAAAGGAAACTGTAATAAACCTCTGTGGAAGTATAAAAGATGGAGCTATAAATGTATGGAATAGCCTTTTAAATTGGTTTTCTGAACTGCCAGGTAGACTTTACAGTTATGGTTCAGATATGTTTACAAAAATGAGAGATGGAGTAGTAAGTACCATAGGAAGCGTGAAAAGTTCTATAGAAAGTGGTATAAAGAGTGCTTTAAGCTATTTAGCAAGTCTTCCATCTAGGGCATGGAAATATGGTGCAGACTTTGTTAATGGAATTGTAAATGGAATAAGGTCAGCTGCAGGAAAAGTAGAAGATGTAGTAAGTGCACTGGCAGCTAAAATAAGGAGCTATCTTCATTTTTCAGTGCCGGATGAAGGGCCACTTACTGACTATGAAAGCTGGATGCCGGATTTTATGAGTGGCCTTGCTGAAGGTATAAATAAAAGTAAGTCTGCAGTAATAGAAGCTGTAAGGGGACTGTCATTGGATATGAAAGTAAATACTAGGACATCTGTAGAAGTACCATCTGGCAGTAATTTAAAAGATAGTAAAAATACAGATGATAGAAATGGATTTATATTACACATAGAAAATTTTAATAATAACACAAATAAAGATATAGAGCAGCTGGCCTATGAACTGGAGTTTTACAGAAGGAAAATTTCTATGGGAAGGGGAGGAATTTAG
- a CDS encoding phage head closure protein, whose translation MRTEELRHKITLQKLTTSTNENGFEEEVWEDYLTVWAAVSNLYGREYFEAAAVQAEETVKFTIRFIKDINESMMILFRDKQYNITSIDNIKYRNKYMEIKALEVESSG comes from the coding sequence ATGAGAACAGAGGAATTAAGGCATAAAATAACACTTCAAAAACTTACAACTTCCACAAATGAAAATGGCTTTGAGGAGGAAGTATGGGAGGATTACCTGACTGTTTGGGCAGCAGTATCAAATCTCTACGGAAGAGAATATTTTGAGGCGGCAGCTGTGCAGGCAGAGGAAACTGTTAAATTTACTATAAGATTTATTAAAGACATTAATGAAAGTATGATGATATTATTTAGAGATAAACAGTATAATATAACTTCTATTGATAATATAAAATACAGGAATAAATATATGGAAATAAAGGCTTTGGAGGTGGAAAGCAGTGGCTGA
- a CDS encoding phosphotransferase has protein sequence MIPENKQFAVKDALQTAFGVNTYDDIKAITTGLSNALTFRIIVRNKPYLMKIGRTDQLSDPANYYSYMKAGSDAGIAPHVWYLSTQDKISITDFIEAKPFPMDKAKEIMPKLISKLHKLAPFHKIANNAMDKIVQKVLTARFIPDNLNGQILKNYTHIKDIYQFRSEDLVSSHNDLKPENYVFDGEHAWLIDWESAFLNDRYLDLAVVANFVVNNDEDEFKYLKNYFGESPDQYIRARFFLMQQLLHIQYMCIFILYASKSLPIRIDNVKMNFKDFHKCMWEGKIDLSNDENKLQYALVHMNQFLFNINSRRFKDSLNIISTN, from the coding sequence ATGATTCCAGAGAATAAGCAGTTCGCTGTAAAAGATGCATTGCAAACGGCTTTTGGAGTAAATACTTATGACGATATTAAAGCGATTACTACAGGTCTTTCAAATGCACTAACCTTTCGTATTATTGTAAGAAATAAACCTTATTTAATGAAAATTGGACGTACTGATCAACTAAGTGACCCTGCAAATTATTATTCATATATGAAAGCAGGTTCAGATGCAGGAATAGCACCTCATGTTTGGTATTTAAGTACGCAGGACAAAATTTCCATAACTGATTTTATAGAAGCTAAGCCGTTTCCGATGGATAAAGCAAAGGAAATAATGCCAAAGCTTATAAGTAAATTACATAAGCTTGCTCCATTTCATAAAATAGCTAATAATGCAATGGATAAAATTGTGCAAAAAGTTCTAACAGCAAGATTTATTCCAGATAATTTAAATGGTCAAATATTAAAAAATTATACTCATATTAAAGATATTTACCAATTCCGTTCCGAAGATTTAGTTTCAAGTCATAATGACCTAAAACCAGAAAATTATGTATTTGATGGAGAACATGCCTGGCTTATTGACTGGGAATCAGCTTTTTTAAATGATCGTTATTTAGATTTAGCTGTAGTAGCAAATTTCGTTGTTAATAATGATGAAGATGAGTTTAAATATCTTAAAAATTACTTCGGTGAATCTCCTGATCAATATATACGAGCCCGTTTTTTTCTTATGCAGCAGTTACTTCATATACAGTACATGTGTATTTTTATTCTCTATGCTTCTAAAAGTTTACCTATTAGGATAGATAATGTAAAAATGAACTTTAAAGATTTTCATAAATGCATGTGGGAAGGTAAAATTGATTTGTCTAATGATGAAAATAAGCTGCAATATGCATTAGTACACATGAATCAATTTTTATTTAATATTAATAGTAGACGTTTTAAAGATTCTTTGAATATCATTTCTACTAATTAG